The Halotia branconii CENA392 region TTTTTACCTACAATCACATACTTTAGAAAATGCAAGTCATATCCACAGAACAACCAAAGACTCCCCAACCACCAATATTCACTTCCTTTGCAGAGGAACGCCGTTATCGCCAGCAACGCTTAGCAGCAGCATTGCGTCTGTTTTCCCGCTATGGATTTGACGAAGGTATTGCTGGACATATTACTGCCCGCGACCCAGAACATCCAGAACATTTTTGGGTCAACCCTTTTGGAATGCACTTCGGTATGATTCGAGTCAGTGACCTGATCTTAGTTAACCATTTAGGTGAAGTAATTGCAGGCGATCGCCCAGTTAATCAGGCAGCTTTTGCGATTCATTCCCAAGTTCACGCGGCTCGTCCGGATGTAGTAGCAGCAGCTCATGCTCATTCTGTCTACGGCAAAAGTTGGTCTAGTCTTGGCCGTCTGCTTGACCCCCTTACCCAAGATGCTTGTGCTTTTTACCAAGATCATAGTCTTTTCAATGACTACACAGGTGTGGTTCTGGAATTAGAAGAAGGCAAACGTATTGCCCAAACCTTGGGCAACAATAAAGCCATCATTCTCAAAAACCACGGTTTGCTCACGGTAGGTCATTCAGTTGATGAGGCTGCTTGGTGGTTTATTGCAATGGAGCGTTCTTGTCAAGCTCAATTAATGGCAGAGGCTGCTGGTAAACCTAGCCCAATTCAACCTGAATATGCCAGTTTGGCACATTCCCAGGTAGGGTCACATTATCTCGGATGGTTTAGTTTTCAACCGTTATACGAGATGATTGTGCGGCAAGAACCCGACTTATTGGAGTAAAAGTAGACTTTTTGTGTTGGCGTTTTAGCACACCTGCCGCACCCAAAGCCCCAAGTGCTAACATTCCCAATACAGCTGAAGGTTCGGGAATTGCCGCTAAAGCAGCATTAGCAACTATGCTATGAGCGCGCGCTGTGGGATGAATTTCATCCCAATACAAGTACTCGTTTGGGTTATTACAGATTGTTTGAGCAACTCTATTCAAGCAAGGTTGAGTAAAATTTGTAAAACCTAAATTTGCTGGGTCACTAAACAGAGAATTAACATCAAGAGAGATAATATTTAAACCCAGTACCGGATTTTGGTTAAAACTTTTGATAAGTTGTGACAGTCCATCATTATGGTCTTTGGTTAGCTGATTGAGCCTCTCAGACGTATCAGGAATTAATTGATTTAAGTTCAGCGCTAATGGTGTATTACCCAAATTTGGCAAATTCGGTACTATAACGTTTTTAACCCCAACGCTAGCGAGGGTTTGTAACGCATTTGATATACTTGCTAAGGTTGTGTCAGGATTTACAAAAGGTATAAAATCTGGGGATTGGGTAGGTAGATAATCATTGGCACCAATCCAAAGTACATAGAGCGCTTCTGGATCAGCAGGTTGCAAAGCCGTCAATGCTGCAACCTCCTGGGGAAAACTCGGTAAGCCAGTTACGATTGTATTTACATCTGTAGTGGTGGCTCCACCAAAGGCAAAGTTTATACCACTTTCGGGGGTAGCACCATTTAAGAAATTAATATATGGAGTAGGAGCCTCTAAGTTCAGCTTTTGGGCCAGTTCATCTATCCAGATAGGGCCATTAGAAAAACGCCCTTCAAAATAAGGCGGAGGTGGAAATCCGACTCCTGTTTGAGGATTTAAAGTTAGATTGTATAAATTTCCTGTATCTGAAAGACTATCACCAATTACAGAAAGTCCAGTAAAAGCTTCAGCTTTCAGTGGCAAAGCCAGCGAAAAAAGGACAAATCCTGCCGCCATCAACTGCTTTTTCATACTCATTTTAACCGTTATATGATAAGTCTACGAGTTATCCAGGAAAGCGATCGCCAAGCCAAATACTCTGAATCAGCTTTATTTGCGTAATTTTATTTAATATAGATGGGAATACTAACGAGTACTATATAAAATTAAATAACTTTAAATCCAAAAATTTACCTGATTTTTATTATTCATATCATGTCCGGCTTATTAGTTATGAATCTCGCATCTGTGCAAAAACCTGAAAACTCTTTCTCTCCCTGCCCCCTGCCCCCTGCCCCCTGCGGTCTTAATGATAAGTCTTTACTCGAACACGATATCACAGGTCTTTTGTAAAGCAATTATAAAGTTTGGCTGCCAAAATACTGAAACAGGTCAACTAACAAAAGAATTAGTTTTGCGGAGTTTTCACCTTTAAAGCTTCAACAGCAGATATACCCTCACCTTGAGTTCCAAAATACCACAAAGCGGCTGCGGCTTCTGCACGAGTCACAGGTTTTTTGGGCTGAAATAATGTTGTATATCCAAACACCCGCCGAATATTCGATTGTTCGCCATTTTGAAAATCTGCTAACACGGCGCGTAAAGCCTTGGGGTCAATTTTTCCGACATCCTGGAAACCCCAAGTTTGTTTGACAGCATCTAAACTGGCATTAGGTAAAGATTGGCGAGTATCCAATGGTACTTTCCATAAAATTAATTGCTCCCGTATCAAGGGGGCATCAGGACGAAACAAAACTGCTGTAGAATCTCCTGACAAAGGACTAGGAATTAATCCAGCTTCAGCCAACCCTTGAATTTCGGGAAAATCTGGGTCTGTTTTTGACACATCACTAAAAGCCGATTGAGTGCTTTGTGCAGCTAGACGAATTTGCTTAGCTGGATTACTAGCATACATAGCATTATTAGTCGCAACTAGCCAACGAGCATATTCTCGGTGGGTAATAATTTTACCCGGTTCAAATTGGTTAGTTGAAACATTTGAGTTGTTCTTAGTTGTCTGAGAATCTATAGACAAAACACCCAAGCTGGCTAAATCTTGAATGTATTTCCGTAGTTCTTGCGGTGCTTTGTTCAGATCGCTAAATTGTTGAGATGCAGGTGTAGGTGTAGCAGTTTTTTGACCTTCAACTGTATTTTCTGGTTGTGTAGCTAAATTTGTCGGTGCTACAGGGCCAATGAATTGTGGATCACCTGGTTGAGGAGGGTTATTAGCAGTTTCGCCAGGGCTAGTGGTTGGGCTAGGTTGTGTTGTTGCTGTACTATTGGATGTATACTCAATTACTAAACTAGTTGCTGTTTGTGGTTGATTGGGTGTAGGGTTAGTGACTGATTGAGGTTGAATGGATACCTTTGCCAGCAAGTTGTTCAGACGCGCTTCAAAAGAGCCTTCCGCTTCATCTGTAGGCTGTTGCAAAATCTGCCAATTGTTCGTCTGAAACTGGTTACGATAAAAGCTAGTGATCAAATTACTGGGATCAGAACTTAACCAGCGAGTGGATACCTTATTTTCTGAGCCATTACTAGGTGTTACTTCCTGGAGTGTGGCGTTGGGATATAACGGGATCTCTTTAGGAAAATCTGTCGGTAACGCAAGTGTGGGTTGATTTTGTTCTGCTTGCGTTTCACCCTGTTGAGTTTCAGTAAAAATCGCCGGATTGTCTTGCAATCTAGGATCTGCTGCCAAAGACTGTTCTAAGTTTTTGGCAGTTGGAGTATTAGCACAGGCTGTTAAAGAAGAAAATAGAACAGCCAAACTCAATAAGATAGCTGGAGATTTATGGGGAAGCACAGGCAGTCAAAGAACGCGTGTCAATTCCTACCCTAGCGCAGACTGTCGATATTTTATGCAGCTATATGTATTTAGCTTTAGGTAATTTTTAGCAAAGATTTGCTTACATTTAGGATGAAGCTATAGTCTAGTGCTAAATGCCATATAGGAAAGCGATCGCCAACCGTCAAAAGTGCTAAACTGAGATTAAATTCCTCCTTAGCATCACCCAAAGGAGGGAAAATAAGAGGTCACTGGCGCTAGATTGTAAACAATCTGAAAAAATTCAGGGAATATTACTCAGATGGGGAAAGCAATACCTGGAAAACTTCAGTGCCAAGTATCTCCAGATGTTTAGCGTAAATTTACTATGCTTGGGGATCAAGGTTGTCAGCAAAACGATTGAGTATTACAACAATTTTCTTATGACTCTGCAAATTGAGTTTCTGGGGAAAATTTTACTTCGGTTGTTGTAGAACTGAAGGAAGTTTTAACAGTGAACATTAAACAGTAATGTATTTGGGTTGGAACTTCCCGACTGAATCAGTGAATAGTCAAAAGTAATAACTGATAACTGATTTAATAATTACTGGCTAAAAGTATACAAATAGCAGTAAATTTGTGCTTGTAGCACATTTAACTAGTCAGGTAAAAGGGAAACGTTTCTCGGTAAGCCTACTAAAGCTACACAAAGTCCTAGAACTTCTGTAGTTGTGGTTGGGACATTTAATTGTCTACACATAACTTGCATGTGACTAACATCTAGCTCAGTCAGCGCTTGCTTTCTGTCCAAGTAGAAAATTTTTCATTTATTACCTTGGAAACAAAGTTGTAACTTAAGAAAAATTAGGACTTATATTCAAGAGCCGAAGTGTTTTTTGGAGATGAGATGAGTAAAAAGCAAGTAAAAGGCCGAAAAAGATGTATATCATGTGAAAAACGCAGATCTGATAGGAGTATGAAGAATCTAAAATAGATATTAAATTGAAAAAAGAACGACCATCGACAACTGTCAGTCCATTTTACTTTCTGCAAAGCGTCGCCAGGTTGTTACCAGTGCTGAAACACGATTACATGCAAGTTTCCCAGGATCAGCCTATTTATTCTGAGGCTCCACTCCAGCTATTGCTGTTCATCGATGGACGGCCTAAGTCACGACAACAAGTACAGCGAATACGTGCTTACTTAAAAGAATTGCAGGCTGAGTATAATTTTGAACTTCAAATTATTGATGTCGGGCAACAACCATATTTGGCGGAACACTTTAAATTGGTAGCAACGCCAGCTTTAATTAAAATTCACCCAGAGCCTAGACAGGTTTTAGCTGGGAGTAATATCATTGCTCAATTGAAAAATTGGTGGCCACGCTGGCAAACAGCTGTTGATGCCTACTTAAAATTGCAAGAAGACTTACAAGGACGTATTGATGACAAT contains the following coding sequences:
- a CDS encoding S-layer homology domain-containing protein gives rise to the protein MLPHKSPAILLSLAVLFSSLTACANTPTAKNLEQSLAADPRLQDNPAIFTETQQGETQAEQNQPTLALPTDFPKEIPLYPNATLQEVTPSNGSENKVSTRWLSSDPSNLITSFYRNQFQTNNWQILQQPTDEAEGSFEARLNNLLAKVSIQPQSVTNPTPNQPQTATSLVIEYTSNSTATTQPSPTTSPGETANNPPQPGDPQFIGPVAPTNLATQPENTVEGQKTATPTPASQQFSDLNKAPQELRKYIQDLASLGVLSIDSQTTKNNSNVSTNQFEPGKIITHREYARWLVATNNAMYASNPAKQIRLAAQSTQSAFSDVSKTDPDFPEIQGLAEAGLIPSPLSGDSTAVLFRPDAPLIREQLILWKVPLDTRQSLPNASLDAVKQTWGFQDVGKIDPKALRAVLADFQNGEQSNIRRVFGYTTLFQPKKPVTRAEAAAALWYFGTQGEGISAVEALKVKTPQN
- a CDS encoding SGNH/GDSL hydrolase family protein; the encoded protein is MKKQLMAAGFVLFSLALPLKAEAFTGLSVIGDSLSDTGNLYNLTLNPQTGVGFPPPPYFEGRFSNGPIWIDELAQKLNLEAPTPYINFLNGATPESGINFAFGGATTTDVNTIVTGLPSFPQEVAALTALQPADPEALYVLWIGANDYLPTQSPDFIPFVNPDTTLASISNALQTLASVGVKNVIVPNLPNLGNTPLALNLNQLIPDTSERLNQLTKDHNDGLSQLIKSFNQNPVLGLNIISLDVNSLFSDPANLGFTNFTQPCLNRVAQTICNNPNEYLYWDEIHPTARAHSIVANAALAAIPEPSAVLGMLALGALGAAGVLKRQHKKSTFTPISRVLAAQSSRITVEN
- a CDS encoding class II aldolase/adducin family protein, yielding MQVISTEQPKTPQPPIFTSFAEERRYRQQRLAAALRLFSRYGFDEGIAGHITARDPEHPEHFWVNPFGMHFGMIRVSDLILVNHLGEVIAGDRPVNQAAFAIHSQVHAARPDVVAAAHAHSVYGKSWSSLGRLLDPLTQDACAFYQDHSLFNDYTGVVLELEEGKRIAQTLGNNKAIILKNHGLLTVGHSVDEAAWWFIAMERSCQAQLMAEAAGKPSPIQPEYASLAHSQVGSHYLGWFSFQPLYEMIVRQEPDLLE